GAACCATTTATAAATTTACTAAGACATGGTCAAAAATTAGAGGTAAGGACGGTTTTCTATGATAAATTATACTCCCATTGAATCAAAGCACATTTAGGTTGGCACAGTATTTTTTGGTTAGTTCTGTAGGCCTTCCAATGACTAAGAGAAGAGTGGCAAATTTGGAAACAGTATCCTTTGATGTCCCATGATCAGTCATGGCCACTCCAAGCAAACAGAAGCACGACACTGCCAAACCGACACCTGCTTCACTTGGAATCAGCACCATGAAACCAAAGTTTCAGCAATATGCACTTCCTTCTAAAAGACACGAGTCATTTACAGAGGCCTCGGTGCCGTGGCCTAAAACTTCACCCGTCAAAGTTGAGGACTTGGTGGCCGCCGGACTTGTATATACAGgtattatgattttgtattcGGTCGAGTCTACAAAATTGCATCAGTTCTCAATTACGTATTTTTTACTATTGTTTATAAGATTATTTCTGGACTGCAAATCAGTTGAAACAACCACGGATTCCGAATAAAAGAAGGACGCTTCGTAACACAGGAAGGCAACCATTTGTATTAGCACTCTTTGTTTTTATAGGTGTAGGAGACAGTGTACGCTGCTACCACTGCGGCGGTGGTCTCCGGAACTGGGAGACAGGAGACGACCCGATGGAGCAGCATGCAAAATGGTACCCGACCTGCCAACATGTCCTCATAACCAAGGGGAAAACCTACATACATTGTGTTGAGGCTGGCGAAAACCCCGAACACTTGTCAGAACAAAGACCTAAGGCAAGTATTACCTGTCTCTATTAAAATAGTCTACGATTGTGGTCAAAGCCTCAATGAGCTGCTTTCTACGTCAATGagcaaaaacaatgaataagtAGCAAGTAGATTTAGTTTGAAAAGGATCTCATGAAAAAATCAGGACGggcatattttctttaaagctAGATGACTGTAGCCTTGGTGACGGTCTGCTCATCTGATTAATTTATGCAACTGCATAATACTATCCATTTTTGGTGAACAATTATCACTCAAGATTGacgttttatttacatgtatatcgtCAATCACAGGCTaaggtattaattttaaatttcacTTTCGTTTTCTTAGGTGAAACAATCATCGCCGGACGACTTGGCatttcaacaacaacaagaagCGATGCAAGCCGCTGCTGAGTTTGGATATTCCGATGAGAGCATTAGAATTGCAGCGGGTTTATTTCGGGAACGAAAAGGTAATTATTTTCTACTGGACTTCCCAAGGTATATTTTTGCAGCAAAATATCTCGTTTTTATTTAGGATCCCCAGACTTGtgtaatacatatacaaaatatgagTAGTACACATTTGAATTTTCCTCTTTGACCTTATGGTGAAGACCAAATTTACGGTTGAAAACCCTTTGTTTCAGGAGCCTCCTCCAAGTTTAAAGGCTCTGATTTGGTTTCAATTTTGATGGAGATGGAAGACGACCCTGACCTTGCTTTGAATGCCGATGTTCTTGATTCACGTTCACCAGCTACGCCTTTAGACCAAACAGAAAGCGCAGGTACTTCTAGATTTTTAGACATCAattgtgcgtgcgtgcgtgcgtgtgtgtgtgtgtgtgcttgcGCGTACGTATGCATGCGTTCAAGCGTGTGTGCGTGCTTGCATTGATGTGTTTGTATGTGCCTGTATGTGTTAAGATGACATGTCAATCGAAACGTTCAATACTGATTACGATTGTGCTAGGGGTCGTTTACTTGTTGTTCGTACCAATACTGACAATAAacagtttattgttttaatacttatgAAACATTTAGTGTTGCAGATAGATTACTCTTTGCGACCTTTTTCTTTTTAGATGACGATCTTCAAAGTCTCGTTTTTGAGAACGAAAGACTTAAAGCATCATTCAACTGTAAAATATGCCTGGACAATCGCGCGGACGTTATCTTTCTCCCATGTGGACACATTGTGAGCTGCCCCCAGTGTGCCCCCGCCCTAGATCTGTGTCCAGTCTGCCGCAAGTCCATTATGGGCCTCGTCAAGGCACAATTTGCAAACACAAGaattgatgttgaaaatgacTATGGTGAATGTGATGCATAATAAGCACTGAAGATAAAGTGATTCTTCTGGTGACAAACTATTTTTGCTAAGTACAAGTTTTGTACTCATTAGCACAGCATTATGATTGTATGCTTCTCCtttaaaacttgacatttcatGTTGTAACCTACAGCGTGTAACAATTTTAAAGCAAACGTATACATGTTCTTAGCCACGCCGTCCCAAGCCATATGACCGTAAATGCAGATTATTATAGCAAGGTAGGataatttcttttatacttgATAATAAGTTGTTATTCAATTTTTgagttttgatataaatatcactatgtgattcaaatatttccttgtttgaagtaaaaactatttaattgcTATATATTAAGCACTTTATGTACccctttttaattttaaatgaacttatattatgtgtttttttttaaaatatgtgataCCATACTTTTTATCTAATGTATTTTTGTAAGTTGCATAAAGCGAATCGTTTCTTGACACACTTATTATCACATGTGCAGGCCGTAATGTCTTTTTCACTTGAACAGGTACTCCGCCGGGACCTTGTGCACGTATTGCAGAAAAAGAGACCGGGGATTCCCCTCGAGAATTTCATTTTGCATATGGACA
The DNA window shown above is from Mya arenaria isolate MELC-2E11 chromosome 6, ASM2691426v1 and carries:
- the LOC128238769 gene encoding baculoviral IAP repeat-containing protein 7-A-like, which codes for MATPSKQKHDTAKPTPASLGISTMKPKFQQYALPSKRHESFTEASVPWPKTSPVKVEDLVAAGLVYTGVGDSVRCYHCGGGLRNWETGDDPMEQHAKWYPTCQHVLITKGKTYIHCVEAGENPEHLSEQRPKVKQSSPDDLAFQQQQEAMQAAAEFGYSDESIRIAAGLFRERKGASSKFKGSDLVSILMEMEDDPDLALNADVLDSRSPATPLDQTESADDDLQSLVFENERLKASFNCKICLDNRADVIFLPCGHIVSCPQCAPALDLCPVCRKSIMGLVKAQFANTRIDVENDYGECDA